Below is a window of Quercus robur chromosome 6, dhQueRobu3.1, whole genome shotgun sequence DNA.
CGCTCAAAACCATGGTATTTCTCCGAACCCAGATGGAAAAACTTCGATTTCTACACTCTCATCATTGCTCTTCCCATTGCCTCTTTCTCtgaattcttcttcttcttaactTTCTCAGGCCACCCCACTTACCGATTTGCATTCTTCCACCAAGCCTTCACGCTTTTCCTCTTCTGGGTCTTCATCCTTCTCGTCATTTCTCGTGAACACACCGACCCTTTACTCATCAACGAATCCTTTGTCTTCTTATTCGCTGGAATTTCATTTCTCATCGAGTTTTCAGTGATTGGTAAAGGAATCACAGGTGTCTTTGCCTCTGTCTATGATTTGTTGGGTGGTTTGACGCTTCTTTGTGCCGCTTCTTGCTTTTATTTATCGGTAAAGCCTGCAGCTTTTTTTGCCGAGTTCTTGTTATCTTTTGGATTGGTTTTGAAGGGTACTTGGGTTTTGCAAACGGGTTTGTCTTTGTACACTGATGCTTTTGGTCTAAAAGGGTGTCGAAAAATGTCGGTTATGCTGGCTAAAGGAGATGCTGATGTGCAATGTGATCTTGAGGAGGACGGGTTGAGAGGTGTTGCTTTGATGCATCTTTTGTTCACTGTGCATGCAGTTTTGGTGTTTGTTGTTACCATTGTGTTGTTTGGGTTGTCGTCAAGTAACCGAGATTTGAGGCGTGGTGAGGCCAGTGGGCCTTTG
It encodes the following:
- the LOC126688567 gene encoding uncharacterized protein LOC126688567, which translates into the protein MASLATHFSAFLFLIPLGIRRLLFSSSLYLKNPSVYRSKPWYFSEPRWKNFDFYTLIIALPIASFSEFFFFLTFSGHPTYRFAFFHQAFTLFLFWVFILLVISREHTDPLLINESFVFLFAGISFLIEFSVIGKGITGVFASVYDLLGGLTLLCAASCFYLSVKPAAFFAEFLLSFGLVLKGTWVLQTGLSLYTDAFGLKGCRKMSVMLAKGDADVQCDLEEDGLRGVALMHLLFTVHAVLVFVVTIVLFGLSSSNRDLRRGEASGPLLAELESDPMQMRTLSELELE